A segment of the Triticum urartu cultivar G1812 chromosome 1, Tu2.1, whole genome shotgun sequence genome:
TTTATTTCCTTCTGCAAAAGAAAGATTTGCTGCTCGTGGAGGCACTTGTTTGCTTCCTTGTGCCTCTTGGAAAAGGCAAAAACATGTTCttttctttcgcgagaggcacaTATTTACTTCTCATGGAGACATAAATTTGCTTCGCGGGAGGTACAGTTGTGCCTTtcgaaaaagaaaagaaaacacgttttttctTACGCGAGAAGCATATATTTGCTTCTCATGGAAGCACATGTTTGCTTCGCGAGAGGCACAACTGTTAACTCTCAGAAAAAAAGAATAAAATCTATTTTTTCTTTCACGAGAAGCACATATTTGCTTCTCATGTAGGCATAATTTTGCTTTCGTGAGAGGCACTATTGTGCCTCTAGTAGACGAAAAAATCATAAATTTTCTTCTTGTAGAGGCACGGATTTACTTCCGTGAGAGGCCAAATGCATTTTTTTTCTTCCGCAAGAGGCACAAATTTGCTTTTCGTGAAGGCATAAATTTGCTTTCGCGAAAGGCACAACTGAGCCTTTCTGGAAAGGAAAAAAAAGTGAGAAAAATCGTACTCCGGACTCAGGTTTTCATTTCTTCCTTTTTCATGGAAAAAAGTTCGTCGAAACCTATTAACATTGGATCTAGTTTCAAAGATCTCGATGCGAGAAGTACAACGATGAAAATGGTTTGCAGTTTGAACGCACGGTTTAATAGATAAAATGTTTTAAATAAGTAAATATATCAAAAAAAAACTTCAAGGTTACGACAAATGGCGTATATATAGAGACCACTTATCGCAACCTGGGAAGTTGAAAGTGACCTTTGTGAGGGGTACCCTTAATTAGTGATTTTGTAGGTTTGAGACGTGAGAGCTATGTCTCGCATTCAGCGACACGGGAGAATGTCTAGCTGAGGCATCTACAGTAATTGGGCCAGCCCATTTCACACACAATTAAATAAAaagagaaggaagaaaaggggaGCATGAGGGATCGATCCATGGTCTCCAGAAGGATAGCTAGACCGCATCAGCCTACTGTTTGTGATAATTAAATGGGTGCGACCTACTTGAAGCGAGTCAAACcgggtttcttttcttttctttctttcttagTTTTTCTTCTCCAGTTTTTTCATTCTTTTTGTATCTGTTTCTTTGTTTTTCAATTTCCTTTTTTCTATggtttctttatttattttttggcttttattttttttgtcttctttgtttctttttgttttcatttttcattttttgtatATGTCAACAATATTTTTCTAATATATGTTTAACATTTTTCCTATATGGATTTCACATTTTTAATATATGGTCAACATTTTTATACATacatttttattttttaaaattcttgattaacatttttcaaatacgaAAATAACATTTTTCGAAATCATTGTAAATATTTTTCCTATATATACTTTAAAAAAAttaaatgcttgattaatatttttaaaatacAAGATTAATATTTTCTAATaaatggtcaacattttttctatgcaGATTGGAAAGTGCAGGTTATCTCCCGGGGGGAGTGAATGGGAGATTTTTAGATATTCATCAAACTCTGATGGATTTGACGAAAATCAGAGTAATGAAATAGAAAGAGAAGAGAAACTAAATCATCACAAAGAAGTAAACAAGGCATATGAGATAGATGCAGATAAAGAGCATGCAGTCATACAAACATTCAGGCATAAACAAAACGAACTGAAGAAATGAAAGGCCTCATGAAAGTCTTACGATCAAAAAATTTAGAATGCAGAACACACATTCTTCAAATGCTGATGTAATGAAAGTAAAGGGTTGTGGAATTTGAAATCAGGATTGCTTGGAGATGACACGGTGATTTGGTAGAACAGTTCCAGTTATTATATCAATTGTACATCTAATTGAGGCGGcttgagattcaactcagaagagaTTTAGTCTTCACTGTATTTctcttgagctaaggtcactgtagtcctcgtccaatcactcgtggtaagccTTCAAGGTAGATTTCCAAAACCTTCATAGACTTGTCCATCAGCATGCCATAATTTACTCTTGGGTGCTCAGAacttgacgcctaaccgtctagagatagtcttcaaaggtaacatgTGTCAGATCACACAtgacaatctcttcagtgatgctcaagcACTTTGGCTCTGGCACTTGGGTTTTCTCAAAGTCGTCGAAGGATGGATTGATCTCAAATGAAAACTGTAAATCTCTCTCTTGGAGCAGTCAACCAACAAATGGTTGggaggggggctatttatagccagggcCAACCCGATATGGAATGTCATAAATGCCCCTACAGACATGACCGTTGTCAGGATAAGGATCCACTCGACAGCTGGCACTCGCACATCAATGGTCGGAAATTTGAACTCTCAATTTCGTTGGGCACTCTACTTCCTCACGGTAGGAAAGTCGCACTGTAAAAATCCTAAATCTTCAGTCGGACCAATTTCGTCAATGACCAGAAGAATTTTGTCTCTGTCGCTGAAGAAGTCCACTGCACTGCAAGAGATTTTCAAGGTCTTTACTTGAAGAAATATGTATGTTTTTGGTATGAGCATCACTTTGGAAATACACCTATGTATCACCTAGACCCCCTTTAACAATACGGTGTTTTCTATGACTAAAAAAAGGCTCCCTCTGTCTCACTGGATTTTTTTAGGGGTGTCTCACTGAATTAGTGGCGCCCGATTTAGTGAACCCTACACAGGCAGCTCCCAACTGGGCCGGCCGATGCAGCGGTTGTCCTAACAAATACTTTAGCAGTTcatttttttctataaacttcattgaaaaggGTGAAAAAAATGCCTCCAAACAATTTAGAAAACGTAAACAATTTTTGACACGCAGACATGTTTTGAAACTTTTGAACATTTTATGAAATGCGAACATTTTGAAAAGAGGGGAATATTTTTGAAATGCGAACATATTCAGTTTTTAGAAGATTTTTTAAATCATGTAAAAATATATTTTTAACACTTCTCATAAAATCTGAACAATCTGTAAAAATTCGATTTTTTAAAAAAGTgatagaaataaaaaataaaacaaaccAGTCAAGAAAAACTAAAAAATGGATTAGAAATCTTCTAAAGGGCCCCAAAACTGTATGGTGCAGTGTGTTTGTTGTGCCAGATCGTGAGGCCTAGGTAATTTTTCCTAAGGTTTTAAAAAAACAATTCGAGAGATAGAGCGTCAAATGAAATTGTGTCCTAAAACATGTATTCggaaaaatgttaaacatgtaattCGGGAGATAGAGCGTCAAATGTTAAACATGTAAAAAAATGTTTCTGATGTACAGAGAAATGTATAACATGTATGAAAATTTTAATCATCAAAACATGTATTTGGAAAAATGTTAATACtatatttaaaaaatattaagCATGTATAAAAAATGCTTCAGGTGTATATGAACAGTGTACAATTTGGTATAAAAGGTATACATAAAAAAATATCTTTAAAAAATTGTTGATCATGTATTTGAGAAATATTAAACTTGTTTAAAAATAATGTTTTGATGAATATGAAAAATTTAGAATTTCTGTTGAAAATGTAGACAGCAAGAAAtgcatttgaaaaaaatgttaatcaCATATTCGAAAAAATGTTAACATGCATAAAAATAATGTTTCGGATTATATGAAAATTTAAAAATGTCTATTGAAAGAGCAGACATCAAGAAATGTATTTCTGAATGATCATTAATCATTTATTTagaaatcgctaaacatgtttaCAAATAATGTTTGACATGTATACGAAAAATACTCATGAGTTAATCTACACTGATATACCATTAAAGTTATGTTCTTTCTTTTGTATCATATTTACGTGCCGCTTCTCGTCGCTAAAATAAATGGGCATGCATGGATGCAGCCATCGTTTTGGCAACCTGAAAAGGCCTTCAAATTAGATGTTACTGACTTTATTTCAGTCAACTATGCACATGTTTCTATTCTGTTATTGTTCTGAATTAGATGGATGATGTTCAGGTGCTTCTTTAGTTTTCATGTTGCTGGTTACTGTCCTGTTTTACATGTGTGATTAATGTGCATTGAGCTGCTGAATATCTGGCTGAAGATAGAACTAACACCGTGTTAGTTCCTAAATAATACTCGTATTTCATTTTCTCAGATATTTTACCGTCTATATTTCCCTCGATTTTTTTCATCTTCCATTCTGATGTTCAAGTAACTTTAATATATGAAACACAGACATGTCGCCGCTATATTTTTCCCTAAGCTAGACCAAGCAGTTTACTTCTACACAACGTTTGTCCTGTTGGGAGAATGACTCAAGCTTTGAAGATTCAGTTCCACTGGTAGTAGAAGAGAGCAAAATCTGCCATACTTGTTGGCTCAGCCACAATAGAGGTGAAATGTAGGGAATCCAGGCATCATTTCTGTAAGCAGTTGAATACACAGTTTCTTGCCCTGTTCCTGGGATCATTGTGTCAAGGGAGAAGTATATTTTTTGTCCCTAAACTCTTTCGAAAGTATAGAAATAGTCCCCAAATTCCAAAACCAGCAAAACTTAGTCCCTCAACTTTTCAAACCGGATTAGTTTAGTCCCTCATACCGCTTCGAGTGGTTTCAATCTGATGTGGACATGGTTTTGACCAAAAACTTGAAACGTCACCTAGGTTTGACCGCCACGTCACACTCCGTGTCATTTTTTTCAAAACGCAGTGCATGTCACCAAGGGTCCCCATTACTCTCAGGCGCGGCGAGTTCGGATGAGAAGCCGGACAGCGTCGTCCATGACGGTCATGCGGCGGAGATGAAGCGCTCGAGCGGCCAAAGGAGCTCGGCGACCCAGGGCATGGCGTTGGCAGAAGAGTGACTTGGCCTCCCTGTTGCACGGGCCGTCCAGCTGCAGCCTGCGCCCGGCGAGACACCGCTGACCTTCTGGACAGGAGGCCTGAGCAGGAGGAGGAGCTCGAGGCGGCGAGCTCGGACAAGCCCTCCGCGGGCACCTCCACTGACGGTGTTGGCCATGCATCCGATCGTTTGTAGCGGCGTGTAAGATGCAGTCCAGGGAGCAACACATCACGCCCGTGTGTATTCTGGGCAAGATTGGATCAGCATGTTCGTTGTGTTTCGCTTGCATCTTCGGCGGGCTGAATCAATACATACATTCACATATATTCCAGTAGCTAGTCTGCACTTCGTGTTCTGTGGAAGCATCGACTGGCCGCCACACGCATGCAAAGCGGGCCAAGCACCTTAATCTCGCGCGCATGTGGAGCGCAGCTCGCGCTCCTTCCTGGAGCACGCCTGCAGGCGCCGCCGTATTTGCTCGTTGCACACACTGCCGGGCGCCGTCGACACGCACTGGCGCTCGCTGAGCATTATACCGAGCACCTTTCGTGCACATGTCCGAGTCAAAAACCACACCGCGTCAGCAGAAAATCATCCTAAGCGAGACGAGGGATTAAACTTATCCGGTTTTGAAAATTGAGAGACTAAACTTATCCGGTTTTAAAAGTTGGAGGACTAAGTTTTTGCTGGTTTTAAAGTCGAGGGACCATTGCTATAGTTTCAAAAGAGTTGAAGGAAGAAAAATATACTTATCCCTTGTATCAAAGCCTTGGAACTGAAATGCTAGGTTGACCTTTCAAGGATGCAAAACCTTGAACCAATCCATGGAAAATGGTTAGCTTTGAGCCATGATACCTGGATTAGACATCTAGAACAACCAACATATTGTTCCGAAGACTTCATTATATTATACCAGTAAAGACTAGATTTCTTCTACGGACACGTGACCTTATCCGAGTATATCAACAAAAAAAATGGTGAAACAAAGCTTTGTTTCCCTTGCCTATCAGTGTCAGTAATAAATAAATATAGGTGTCACACTACTCTTTGTTTTCACCATTCAAACTATCCAGTTGTGATAATATAGTTCAAAAAGTAAAACAACGTTCATGTAGTAATAAATATTACAAGTCTTGAGAATTAATAATTGACATAACTACGGGAAAAAAAGGCACAACCCATACAGCATCATCATTATATAAAATAAAAACACTGGATGGTCACAATCATTTGACAGAATGGCACTGACTGCATGGCTTCTTGATATTTAGCTTAACATTAGAGGGGACCTTCCCAATGATGTATTTTTCGATAGCCAAAACTGCTTTGTGGGCTTCTCTGATCATACGCCGTCCTGTATGAGGGCTGCAATCACCAATTTCGTGGACAGCTAACCTATCAGCATGTTCATAACCACCATCATATATGGGGTCCAGTTTAAGATTCTCAAGTGATGTTGCATTGTCAAGAATATGGCAAGTTAGCTCAATCATGCTCTTTGCAGAGCAAAAGCCATCGATCTTCACGTTCTTGATGCTGGCGTGGTGGTGTCCTGGCATCTTTCTGAGAAGAGAGGAATCCCCAGATACAGGATCATGCTTCATGCGAGTCTGCCATACCTGCACAGGTACAACATACATGAATTACCGGTTCCTTGTATACTCCCTCCGCCCCAAAATATAAGATTTTGGGATGGAGGAGGTATAAGATACCTTCACAAGACAGAAGAGCGACTTACAGACAATTTGAAAGTTTCCAACACAGGACAAGCATCCAGGAAAAAAGCTAGAGACAAATAATCATAAGCTGGGGAAAAGGCCCCTTCTGCAACAGAGAGACAAATCTCCAATAGCTTGAGGTGCAGGAATTTGGCAGTTACAATTGGTGTATTAAGAACCTGCATAAAAGCATGTAGATTAATTATATTCTAAGACATGATTATTACTACAACAGCAACATCAACAATGGCTAATCAAATAATAGTGCTGGTTACTCTTCAAATAATAAATATAGAGTTCAATGTACCTCGCCAGCTGAAGAAATGCCAAGAGTTTCAAGATTTGGCATAATCCGTGGAAGATTGGCACGGGCATAATAAACGAGGTTATACTCAAAGGCCCACAACATCTCTAGGTTATTCACTCGCAATGAATCTCCAAATGGAAGTCGTACGAGAGTAGTATCAATATGAACTGTGCAAAGATTCGGAGCTTTGTTCTCTATCAGTTCCAGTGTTTTGCATCCAAACACTGTCAGGTGGTTGAACTGGTTTAGCAGGCACGGTATCTTCAAGCAAGTGATGTTATTGCATTGACGAAGATTCAACTCCTTCAAAACAAGAGAATTGGAAAGAAGGCACCCTAACTCATCACCAGTGATGTGTACCCGAGACAGATGCAGCTTTCTCAAGCAACCAAGTCCAGCCACGGGATGGAAGGCACAACCTTTGAGGTTTAGATAACTAATCGATTTTCCACTTCCATTGAATAAAAGTGAGCTTGGGAAGTTGTAGTACTTTGCATCATATACTTCAGGCAGCGAAAGTACAAGTTCTTCAAGCCCTGGATTAACAGCAATCTTAAACCAACTTTTGAGGCGACTGGTGTAGATACGAGAACCACAGTACTGAAGCTTGAATGTCTTCACACCAACGCCTGTGTGTTTTTTCATAATTTCGTCAACTATTTTGGTGAACTTCAAAGCTAGTTTCTCTTctccagtcctcagtgttctctCACAGAAGGTGAGGTTTACGCCCAGTGTTTCCTGACTGAACGTGAGATTGGGGCGGCATCTCCAGGAATGTAAAAATTCACGAGACACACAGGCAGCTCGGGCAGCATCAGGCAAGGGTAGTAGGGCATGTATATGACACCAGATATCCTTAAAAAGTAAGGATGGGAGAAAAAAGTTAATTGATGGAGTAAATTACACGCCAGGCGCTCAGTGCAAAGTATTATAGCAGCGGGAAAATTAAGTATTACATCAACAAGTGTTTTCCCTTCTAACATTAGTTGCTTCCTAAAAAAAGGTCACCTGATTCCCCAACAGGGCTATTACTTATTCCTAAAAGGCACAATAGTGAAATAAATATTCTGGTGTGAACTTTGAAGCTAGCAGAAAGTGCAGAGGAAGCGGAAACTCTTCTTTGTACCTTGCAGAAATTTAGTTGAAGTAAAATGCTTCAAGAATACAGAAATATCGCACTAGTGCTCCAATTAATCAAAACTGACCGCTTTTAGGTTGAATGAGCATACTTATTGCAATCTGAAGCTAGAAAGACAAGAGATCATTTCTTCTTTCTGAAGTACCTTAACATATAGGCTACTTAATTAGTTTGATCGAGCATACTTATTGCAGTACAAGTATTTCATTTTCAGCATTCTATCTATGCCGTACCTCTGGAAGGGCTGGCCCTGAAAATCGCATTGTTTTGGTGCCTTGAGAATAGTCGTCTTGTTCACAGGATGACCTTGTCCTTTTAGACCCTGAAGGGATCGATATACCTGCAACACATCATGCACGATGATGAATTAATTATGCAGACACTAGAAGAAAGCAACAAATTAAACTCAAGTGCATGAATTAATGAAGACACAGAAATTCTACTTTTTCCATTATGTAACTTTTGCACAATAAGACAAACGCTTAAAAAGTTGTTTCAATTAAGGAAAACATCAATTGAGCAAAGACAGTTTTGTCTAGAACATTGCAATCTCCACTGCTATCCTCACTCTCCAGTTTCATCTCACAACTCGCAGAGCCATGGGCTACCATGATGGCAGGTGGCACATCTCAAGTCTCATATGATGCTCACTATATTTGGGTCTGTTGTTTGAGGGTATATTGCTATCTCATCACAAACAACAATAGACAATCAATACTTTATCAGCAAATGAGTTAACAAATGCAAGATGGGATTCAAAAGTAGCTGGGCTGGAGAACTAGCAGACTGAAACACTCCCTGATGACAAAGACACCTTTTGAAATTGTCTTTGCTACTTGTACTTTTTTGTTGTCTTGGGCGGGTATATCCGAAAAGCTGGTGTTTCAACTGCGCTGAAGTCTAACACAATCAACATTAAGAAGATCTGTGGTGAGGTGCGGAACAATGCTAAA
Coding sequences within it:
- the LOC125544900 gene encoding uncharacterized protein LOC125544900, with amino-acid sequence MGLAELIIAMKKRRQQIQAGSSKPAKPTPGISIPSGSKRTRSSCEQDDYSQGTKTMRFSGPALPEDIWCHIHALLPLPDAARAACVSREFLHSWRCRPNLTFSQETLGVNLTFCERTLRTGEEKLALKFTKIVDEIMKKHTGVGVKTFKLQYCGSRIYTSRLKSWFKIAVNPGLEELVLSLPEVYDAKYYNFPSSLLFNGSGKSISYLNLKGCAFHPVAGLGCLRKLHLSRVHITGDELGCLLSNSLVLKELNLRQCNNITCLKIPCLLNQFNHLTVFGCKTLELIENKAPNLCTVHIDTTLVRLPFGDSLRVNNLEMLWAFEYNLVYYARANLPRIMPNLETLGISSAGEVLNTPIVTAKFLHLKLLEICLSVAEGAFSPAYDYLSLAFFLDACPVLETFKLSVWQTRMKHDPVSGDSSLLRKMPGHHHASIKNVKIDGFCSAKSMIELTCHILDNATSLENLKLDPIYDGGYEHADRLAVHEIGDCSPHTGRRMIREAHKAVLAIEKYIIGKVPSNVKLNIKKPCSQCHSVK